Proteins from one Blattabacterium sp. (Blattella germanica) str. Bge genomic window:
- a CDS encoding phospholipase — protein sequence MLLNNQLKNQLSIKHIIKKPANENETTLFLMIHGYGSNERDLFYFKKDIPENLFIISIQGLYPIGTDKYSWYDIDFSNEKKFINILQAKKTIEKISFFIDEAIQEYELKKNQVWLCGFSQGAILSYAIALKNTNKIKKVIALSGYLEESILPIETNPNIYTNLEFFISHGKYDTVIPLNWTKKGLKFLKKKKILSLYYKEYESGHSLNSLNYQDLVNWIKKKHIYSDKKI from the coding sequence ATGCTTTTAAACAATCAACTCAAAAATCAACTTTCTATTAAACATATTATAAAAAAACCAGCCAATGAAAATGAAACGACTCTTTTTTTGATGATTCACGGATATGGAAGTAATGAAAGAGATCTTTTTTATTTCAAAAAAGATATTCCTGAAAATCTTTTCATAATTAGTATTCAAGGGCTCTATCCTATTGGAACAGATAAATATTCCTGGTATGATATAGATTTTTCTAATGAAAAAAAATTTATCAATATTTTACAAGCTAAAAAAACTATTGAAAAAATATCATTTTTTATAGATGAAGCTATTCAAGAATATGAGTTAAAAAAAAATCAAGTTTGGTTATGTGGGTTTAGTCAAGGTGCTATTTTAAGCTATGCTATAGCTTTAAAAAATACTAATAAAATAAAAAAAGTAATCGCTTTAAGTGGATATTTAGAAGAAAGCATTTTGCCGATCGAAACAAATCCAAATATTTATACTAATTTAGAATTTTTTATATCTCATGGAAAATATGATACAGTAATTCCTTTAAATTGGACAAAAAAAGGATTAAAATTTCTTAAGAAAAAAAAAATACTTTCTTTGTATTACAAAGAATATGAATCTGGACATTCTTTGAACAGTCTAAATTATCAAGATCTTGTTAATTGGATTAAAAAAAAACATATTTATTCTGATAAAAAAATATGA